Genomic segment of Ammospiza nelsoni isolate bAmmNel1 chromosome 2, bAmmNel1.pri, whole genome shotgun sequence:
AAGGAGAGGAACAAATCTCCCAGCATGGTGCTGACCAAAGCCCTCTGCCCCTTTAAGCAATGACATTTAAATTTGCTGATATGTTTCATCCCATGCATCTCATTACGATTTTCAAGTAGCAGATGAGACGACCGGAATTTGAGATAGGCACTTTCAGGGTTTGgctattatatacatatatttacgGCTCaataaaataagaagaaatattcAAAGTAAACAGACTGTGGAAAGTGATTTCTTCCAACTCTCCACTGCAGACTTGCAAGAAACCAATCAAAGAGGCTCAAGAGTGGTTTGAGCGTAATTTATTAACCCAAAAGGGGCCGCATTGTTAACCAACATTATTTATAGTGAGCAGCTCAACCATCTCTGCTGAACAACTGTGCGATACTGCAGGGACAAATGCAGTGAGTTACTACAGAGATAGGACAAAACCAGCAGCATGTCTTTGTTACAGCTGTTAGAAAAAGCGCCCCCAGGAGACAGACACTGAATCTCTAATGGCTATCTTATTTCTCTGACAATTTATTTAAGTTTTAACTTAACAGCAGGAATGATAGCCACAGTTACACAGTGACTCCCAATAAAGGAGTGTATTGCTAATCTGCAGCTGgtgttttcttatttatttcaaagtCTTTAAGTTCCAGACTTAGCATATGGTGCCATATAAATAATGATATAAtaatatgcttttgctttccaTGTGCCTGTGTAGAAAAAAGCCATGTGATTTATCTTACATGAGCATTGTATTTAAGGCATTATTTTGCTCagaatttttaatgcatttaaaatgcatcttctgttttttttaatttgttcttttgAAAGAATAAACAGAGCAGTGATGTTTATTTAATAGAGTCATTCATCTTACTTCCCTGTGCAAAATCCTAGCTTTCCAGACCCAGCAGCCAGATCCCTGCAGTAGGCAGTGGGGCTGGAAATGGAGAGATCTGCTGCTTACCAATGAGGCACAGATGAAAGGAACACATGGGGCTCGAGATTTACCCACAGCATGACACTATTTGAAGCCAGCAGGCAGCTGAGAACTGCTTAGTTCCGTCCAGTAGAAGATAGAGAGGAGAAACCCATGGGAGAACTCCTGCAGAGAGTCATGCTGTGGAGAACACAGCTCGGGGATGGCTCAGCACACAACCACCCCAACACACAACTGATATCAAGATGCCTCCTTCTGATAAAACTGCATCAGCACTTACAAAAAGCCGGCAGTCCCATGCTGTCTGGAACCATCACTGTCACACggagaaatgggaaatgcaaGAAGGGATCAGAGAGGGAATGACCTGGCATCCCATGAGTGCAAACAGCAGTGCTCCAGTGCAAGAGGATCTGAGTGGCCAGTGTGGCTGAGGATATGGACAGCACTGTCATGAACCTGGCACTGGAGCAGTTAGACAGACATTCTCTCAAAAGGCCAATGGCATAACctgaaaaacacacacaaagtgAACTGCTCTGAATGGAAGTGACATCTGTAAGTTTAGAACAGCTTTTGAAGTCCTGTATCTCCCCTCCTCTCATCCCCATAAGCCCCCATGGCATTTTCAGCCAGTTGTTTCAAAGCCAGCTCTTGTCAGACTGGAGCATGAACCAGAATATGTCAGAAGCTGGTTACTGTGGTAACCCAGCAGAGCTTTTATCTTTCTCCTTTCATCTCCTCTTTGGGGAAAACTGGCAGtctgtttatttgctttttctgaCGAAGTTCATCACGCAGAACACAAACTGTCTGGATCTGTGTAAAACTGAGGACAGGACAAAGTACCTCTCACATCAATGTacatggaaatatttctctCGGCACTCTACTACCCTACCTCTTACTTCCCTGCCTTCCTGCACAAGCTATTTGACATGTCCTTTTCCAGGACTGAGACCAGAACTAGAACCAGAaccagagccagagccaggatGAGGGCCAGGACCAGGCATCAGCACCAGTGACATCCTGGCCTGTATGAGGAattgtgtgagcagcaggaccagggcagtgattgtccccctgtacttAGCCCTGGGCAGGCCACTCCTCAAATCCTGTCTCTTCTGAATCGAGCCCACTTCTGGAGTCCTTAACGACaagacactgaggtgctggacagagtccagagaaggcaatggagctggtgaagggtttGGAGACAAGTCCtacaaggagcagctcagggagctgggggatgctcagcctggaggaaaggaagctCAGGGGGCCTTATCCCTCTCTCCAACCACTTGTAAACAgattgtagccaggtgggggctGGTCTCTTCTGCCAGGCAACCAGcgataggacaagaggacagagtcaagctgtgccaggagaggctcAGATTGGACAAATATCTTCACAGAAAACATGATTAGACATCGGAATGGGctgtccagggaggtggtggagccaCCGTCCCTGGAAATGATTAAGCAAAGACTGGACAAGCCACTTACTGCCATGGTCCAGCAGGCATTGTGGCGCTCGGTCACCGGCTGGACTCGCGGATCTTTTCCCACCGATGAACTCCGGGATTCCCGCCCCCCGGCCCTGGAGCTCCGCCCTGGAACCCCGCCCTGGAACTCCgccctggagccctgccctggaactcCGCCCTGGAGCCCTGCACTGGAGCCCCGCCCTGGAACCCCGCCCTGGAACTCCGCCCTGGAGCCCTGCACTGGAGCTCCgccctggagccctgccctggagcccCGCCCTGGAGCCCCGCCCTGGAGCTTCGCCCTCACCCAAGATGGCCGCGCTGCCCTCAGCCGCCCGCGTGACGCCAGCCGCGCCGCGCGCCGAGGCACGTGACGGCGGTTACCCCGGCAACCGCCGCGGCTTCCCGCGCCCACCCACTCACCTACCTCTCCCCTGGCTACGGCGAGCGGCGAGCGGCAGAAAGAGCCGGCGCAGGCGGGGGGCGAAGCgccccctgcccttccctgcagagccGGGGGCAGGTGAGGGAGAGCCCCGGCCGGGAACCGCTCCCCCCGCTTCCCGGGCTGcaccgcccggcccggcccggcctcaCACGGCCTCCCTTCTGCTCGGAGCGAACCCCGTTGTCAGCAGGAACAGCACCCTCCCTCCCGGTTCCAGGAGGGTGAGCGCAGCTCCTGATCCCCCTCGGTCCTCCCCCAGCACCCCGCCTCAGGCTACATTGCAGCAGCCGGGACTCGGGATGGGAGAAAGAAACAGGGCCAGACTGCCCGCACTCAGTCACAGGTCTAGGGATGGGAGTGAGGGGCATGGACACAGCGCAGTCCAGCTGCTCAAGGGGTACATGGGCAAAGCCTGCCCAAATTTCGGCTTCTGCTGTCAGGGAGCAAACCTGGAGGTGTTTCATTCTAAGCAGGGAatgaggcaggagctgagggcagcCACAGCGCAGACATCAGAGGGGTCACCAACAGGCACAGGCGAGGAAAGGTCATGGGATCCATGGGTCGGTCTGGGATCCATCCAAGGGACTTCCATAGACACAAAGATACCTAGAATATACACTCAGAGTCACCCTAGGAAAACTAGTCAGCGAGGATCAGGCACTGATACAACTGCTGCACAGTTCAGCTCTGaaggctgcagccagagcttAAGTAAAGTTCCGGTGATCATGCAGAAGGTGCAGGTGGAGCcagtcacagaaaaaaaccctgttagTGCATGCTTTAAGTGTGCATATTACTCCATCCTCTGCAGCATATTTGCAGAGGATGGAGTAATATGCTAAGTCTAGTCTGTGGAGGTAGATGTTTTAAAAACTCTTGTTCTTTATCTGCTAAATGTTGTAGCAAGGGTTCGATCATCACTCAGAATCTGAAGTGGAGGAATCTGAGGACCACACACCCATAGCTGAATCCCCAACATCACTGGATGACTCACGTGGTGTGGAAACACCAGCATCTGCAGCCCAGCCGTCTGTAGTGGAATTGCCACTATCTGCAGACCAGCTGGCTATCAAGAAGCCACCCCATTCCGAGCACCACTTCCAGCTCATTGTATAGTCTGCATCCAGGGAAAGCTCACCTGAGATCAgatcacctgtgggtgaactTCCAGGTTTCAAAGTCAAGATGCACACCTCTGAATCCACACAGGATGGCAGTAACACCGTTGAGGCTGTGTTGTCAGCAGCAGAGATTGCATTTGAATCATTGGAGAATCCAGAGGATTTTGGAGACCCCTATCAAGTTGCCATGAATTATGTGGAGGAACATAAAATTCTACAGCTATTTCAGGtgaaatacatatttcttaTCTTCTTCCAGAGCCTTACATGAGGAATTTCTTCTTCCAGAGCCTTACATGAGGAGCTTGGCCTAAAGTTAGCTTGAATCAAATTATCCCTTCCCCAGATCCCTCCTTGTCCTGTCTTAGGTATTACTTAAGGAAAAAGCAGTAGAAAAGGACCCTAGATCATCTTTGGTGTCTGAAGAGATTCTtgccttttaaaatgcagatggCATTGGAACAGGAAGTGCAGGCACCCATCTATCCAAAGATCAATAATTCTTTCCTCCTGTTTGTCTCTGTCTCAGGATATCACAGAAAAACTGCTGATCCATAAGCCTGATGACCCCTTGCAGTTCATATTGCTGGAGGTAGGGTGCCttgctggggctctgtgggaaCAGGGTCAGCTTTGCAGAGCACACCAGAGTCATGGTCAGCCCAGGACTGTTTCCCTGACTGTGTGTCTGCTGTCTTGGGAGGGAGaaaagcacaggcagcagcagagggccTGGGGTGCAAGGGACCATGTGTGCtctgagaggaaggaaaggtATGGGAGGGTGGGGGAAGAATGGGGTGAGTGTGCCCTGAATTACCTGAGAGGTGAGGGAAGCTTAATGACAGAGGTCTCTGTGACCCTTTTCTAGCTGCCTCTATCCCAATCTGGGAGGGAGCACTTTTTCTGCCCACACCCCCCTATTCAAGAGAGCTGTCTCTGCTGATCCTGAAGTGTATTAAAACACAGGTAATTCAAAGTCAGTGAAGTGAGACAATAGTTTGGGAGTGAGTTAGAAGTGTGGATTGCTTcttgggaggaggaggaggaggaggttaGAAGAAAGAAAGCAGACAGAGGAAAAGAGTGGGTGTCTTCCTTCATTGCCCTCCAGTCAGTCAGGAGAGGCACCATCTTGGAGGTTTGCTGCTGGGTTCATGGTGCACTAAGCACAAAACCTCCAGAGGAATGGCAGGGTCAGTTCTGGGCATCAGTGTGAAAGCAAATAAGCTCCCAAATGactctttccattttccttttgccCAGGTGCAGTCTATGATAAATGCCAGGCAAGCAGAACCGGAGAAACTATCGGAATAGAACGGAGATGTGTAGGTGTTTCTAGAAGAAGGCTTGTGCACTCCTTTTGGTCCCCATTTACCCTGCTGTTGTGGTATTGCCACACCATGCCTTCCCAGCACCGTGTAGTCATTAGCAATAACTTGGAAAAGATCTGCTTGTCTGTCTCTTGCCTGGTTTATCTGTTTTGTATGCTTGTGCTTCCCCTTGGGTCTAAATCCTGCAACCAAGTTTTGGTTTGGAATCACAGACTGAGATCTAAGTGTGCATGGATCTGCATGCGCATATGGCACATCTTGAAGAGGCAGGTCTGCTGAACTTCTAGGCATATAAATGCATAAATCTCACATTTAGGCCAATCCACACTCTGCCTCTCTGTGCAGAGAAACCTCACAGCTCAGACAATGCAAGGACAAATGCAAGTGGAGTTAAAAAGCAGCCCTGGACAACCCACAGCCTTCTTTTCTCATGCTGCATTGGTGGCTTACTGTGTCCAGTTATGCAGCAGCACCAATGCCTATCTCATACTTTGATAGTTTGTGTCTGGGCTTTCCCACTGCCCCCAGAGCTCCTCTTATGCAAGAAGTTGTCTCTCTGCCTCTTCCACACACTGGGTACAGCTGTCTCACCCTTAATCACCCCTGCTGGACAATGATCACTCTGCTTTTTGGGGTGGCCCTGCCTGTATCATTGTAAGTAGGGTGTTTAACCAGAACAGTAAAGCAACAGTTGCACACACCCTTTATGCTTTCAGGAGACATTGTCACTCAGGAATGTGGGAGGtgaataaaagcaaacaatCCAAAACCAAGCACTGGTAGCCCAGAGAATTAAGAGTCAAGATACATTTCGCAAGCACATCATTTGAACTGTGTTTGGTTTTTGAAACAATTACAATTCTAATTTTCATACTATCCAAGTGTTTGCTTCTACCCtgtaaaaaaaacctttttttttctttttcttgtctcttgCCTGACAATTATTGAAAATGTGCAACAGAGCATACTGTTATTTTGGCTTAATATATTGTCTTATATGCAATAGATCCCAGAAAGGGTTTTTATGTCACTACAGGCTTTTCTGTTGTTTAGCCAAGTGCTCTAATTTCCTGATGAATGGTGGTGTCTTCCCAAATGACTGTTTCTATGGCTATGTAGAGGGCACCATAAAAACTtccatctatttttaaaaaaataatgtatgaTGATTGGAATGTGTGATTCTACCCGACACAGCTTAGGCGCCAAAAGTCTGGGAATAACAGAGGGCAAGTATTTGGCATACAAATTCCATGTGTGAGATGAGTTTCCTTTCTAGCTGAGTTTCTCAAAAAGGATCAGTTAACTCGTGTTTCAAGATTGAAAACAGGTAAGCACCCCTGTCATTCATAGGCAAGGGAGTTTTTCAAGGTTATTGTGAGCCTGAAGATGGCTCACAATTCAGATTAAATTTTCATTGGTTTTATAAGAATTTTAATGTATACTTAAGCATCTAGATGCCACTGCAGCAGTGAGATGCTTTTGAAATCCCTACTTATCTCCAGCAACTGGAAAAATCTGACACTGAGAATCTGAGATTGATCTGCTTACAAATTCTTGACCAAAAATGTATCAGGCTGAAAAACAATGCATACATGCCCTGTCCTAATGTATCTCTGTGGAACAGGAAATGTATGGAAGATGAAGATAGTGTTTGAAGCTTTCTTGTCTCTATGGTCATTTGTCAGCACATTGTCACAGGAGATGGAGAAGCTGACATGTCTTTGAATTTTGTTGTAGAGCAGGATTAGGATGCCTTGGGGTACAGCCTTCACTGTGTATTTCCTGCCTCTGTCATTTGGGTATTGTAGTTTGTTGTTGTCTTTTGCTTACAAAAAGCTTTTGACCTGTAATACATTCTCAGACTATAAGTATATGCCTTCAACTTCATGTCAGCATTAAGGGAGTTATGCAAGGGAAGATCCTTAATTCCTCTCCCAGGTAGGTTGAAATGAACTGGAAAGCAGTCTTCTTACAGGTGACAGAAGTTTTGCAAGAGAGGCCCTACCCAGTGTTCCTCAGTAATCTCAGGGCCACAATTTTCCTTTGATGGCCTGGCCACCTCATCTCATGCTAACAAAGTTGCTGTGTGGCAGCAAGAATTCCTCCCCAATACACATAAGAGAGAGCATCTGTCTTGTCTATTtctcagaaaagagaaacagtgttttctgttcttttctttctattaagGAGAGGTCCTTCTCCATTGAGGAGCAGTTTTCTAGAGATGAATGAGGCTGTACCCAGGATAAGGTCTGTGGGCCTGGAGATGGCATGTGTAGGGACTGGGGAAGGCAGTGGGCCAAGGAAAATCCTTCAGCATTCAGAgttgggggtggggggggataTAATCTCTGAGCAAGGACTTAGATCAGAAATGTCACTTCCTTTACCTCAAACCTCTCAGATGATCAAActtaattttataaaaacaaaaaagcatcCTCCAGAATGTTTGCAAATTACAACCTTAAACACTACGTGTTTAAGGTAGTGTCACACAGCTGTATTTTTTCATCTACTTCAGAATTATTCTGAGAAATACACTCTAGCTctagaaaaaaacaacttcacATTAAGGCACTGCAGTTTGTGTACAAGaaggcttttctgtgctgaagaaaagaagaaaagttgtattttaaatggaaacttTTACTGTAGCCTTAATTCCAGAGTGACTGTCCCTTTTCCACAATTTCTTTCCAAAACCATTGGATCCTTATTTCATCTTTGTAAGTGGACATTTATCATCATGACATTAAACTGTCATTAAATTTCTTGCCTTGAATGCTTAGAAGGAATTAGCAGTTCCTCGTGTGTAACCGAAACTCTTCCATATAAGTCCTTAAAGCACACTAGTCACAGCACATTTGAATGCCCTCCAGAGTGCTAAGCAACGTGACTAACATCTGCTGTttgctctttctcctctccaCAAGGGAAATGGCTGTGCACTGAAGTGCATTCTTCTAGAAAGGGTGGTTTGGGCTGTTTACCACACCTGTGTATCTCTGTGTACGTCCAATGGATAAGTCATGAAGTGGAAGGTGTGGAAGTTGGAGGTAGTTTGTAGTTCCCATGGATGATTCCTCTGCAGTATGAGCTGGGTACTGAGAAAACACATTCTTTTCAagggagagatttttttgttcATCCATGGACAGACACAGAGGTGCAACACCCATCTAATCTGCCAAATGGCATAGTCTTATGGTGCCCAGACTGTTTCTGTTGTGAACCTTGTGCTCCTCCAGAGGCAGGACACAGAGGAGCCAATCAGGAGGAAAAGTGCAGTCCCTATAAAATAGGTCTCTTGGACCAAAACatcagtttcttttttctgccaTCTCTGTATGGAACTTGAAAGCACTCAGGTGCCTCCAGTATACTCCAGTATTGCTCCAGCAATACTGGAGGTGCCTGTGTACTGCTTCTAAccaatggggggaaaaaagttgtAACAACTGATTAAAAATCCTCTGAAAAGTTCacacagcctctgctctggTTCTTAGGTGGAGGGCACAGGCAAGATCTCCCTTCAATGGGCAGCTGCTTACAGCATGAGACATTTCATTGTGACTCACTGGATATGAATCACTGCTATATAACACCAACTTTAAGCTAGTTGAATGCCATTGATTTCAAAGTTTCACAATCGTGTGGAACTCATAGTAGGCAGTAGCAACTGCTTTCATGtctgaaatggaagaaaataaccTCTGGGTAAAGTCCAACAAAGAGCTTAGCTAAAGagagctcctccaggctgaacactgGAGAATGTGCTTGGAAAGAGAATATACTG
This window contains:
- the TEX55 gene encoding testis-specific expressed protein 55; protein product: MHTSESTQDGSNTVEAVLSAAEIAFESLENPEDFGDPYQVAMNYVEEHKILQLFQDITEKLLIHKPDDPLQFILLEVQSMINARQAEPEKLSE